The following coding sequences are from one Haliotis asinina isolate JCU_RB_2024 chromosome 3, JCU_Hal_asi_v2, whole genome shotgun sequence window:
- the LOC137278801 gene encoding shematrin-like protein 1 encodes MMKIITLVACLAVTAFAEPLGYGMTGLYGKAALYSGYGLGGVYGGYGVPGLYPGYGIGGVYGGHGIGGVYGGYGLGGVFGGYGLPGVYGGIGALGKGVGYGYY; translated from the exons ATGATGAAAATTATCACCCTCGTTGCCTGTTTGGCTGTGACTGCCTTTGCTGAGCCTTTGGGCTATGGCATGACTGGACTGTATGGAAAGGCTGCCCTTTACAGTGGCTACGGATTGGGAGGTGTGTACGGAGGTTATGGAGTGCCAGGTCTGTACCCAGGCTATGGAATTGGAGGTGTGTACGGAGGCCACGGAATTGGCGGTGTGTACGGAGGCTACGGCCTTGGTGGTGTATTTGGAGGCTACGGACTGCCAGGAGTGTACGGAGGAATTGGAGCTTTGGGAAAAG GTGTTGGATATGGCTACTACTAA